One window from the genome of Brettanomyces bruxellensis chromosome 2, complete sequence encodes:
- a CDS encoding uncharacterized protein (BUSCO:EOG092654KW): MSIPAKPPSLPRVPNQASVQLSPTPVPVIPMNTNFGGVISNPPMMGDSKIDMSNPEQIALEQEYRILIQQMMDKNKNRITFKFEPHLRRQFGFGLDPDRPICPFWNDSNGTMCPYGRDCPLKHPSKIFKNKIVCKYWLRGLCKMGDDCDFLHEYNLSKMPECAYYAANGVCLQADECIYLHVDPKSKIPECYNYSNLGFCPEGPKCPRRHVRKVMCPRYLAGFCPKGPECELAHPKFKPGLLLQSKFNIMTDEEIIAKRLQEMKEAKKEAEGKNAAKADSEH; this comes from the coding sequence ATGTCGATACCAGCAAAACCCCCAAGTTTGCCAAGAGTTCCCAATCAGGCAAGCGTACAACTTTCGCCTACGCCTGTTCCCGTAATTCCTATGAATACAAATTTTGGAGGCGTAATCTCCAATCCTCCAATGATGGGTGATTCCAAAATAGATATGTCGAATCCGGAACAAATTGCATTGGAGCAGGAGTACCGAATCTTGATTCAACAAATGAtggataagaataagaatagGATCACATTCAAGTTTGAGCCTCATCTTCGACGCCAGTTCGGCTTTGGGCTCGATCCAGATAGGCCCATATGCCCATTTTGGAATGATTCAAATGGTACCATGTGTCCATATGGCAGAGATTGCCCATTGAAGCATCCATCAAAGATATTTAAGAACAAGATTGTGTGCAAATACTGGCTCAGAGGATTATGTAAGATGGGCGACGACTGTGATTTTTTGCATGAGTACAATCTCTCAAAAATGCCAGAATGCGCGTATTATGCTGCTAATGGCGTCTGCTTGCAGGCCGATGAATGCATATATTTGCATGTTGATCCAAAGAGTAAGATCCCTGAGTGTTACAATTACAGCAATTTAGGATTTTGTCCAGAGGGTCCAAAATGTCCTCGCAGACACGTTAGGAAGGTGATGTGTCCCCGGTATCTTGCTGGGTTCTGCCCTAAGGGTCCTGAATGCGAGCTTGCACATCCAAAATTTAAGCCAGGATTGTTGCTACAGTCGAAGTTCAATATTATGACTGATGAGGAGATTATAGCGAAAAGGTTGCAGGAGATGAAGGAGGCCAAAAAGGAGGCTGAAGGAAAGAATGCAGCAAAAGCAGATTCTGAGCATTGA
- a CDS encoding uncharacterized protein (BUSCO:EOG09262TUR) produces MSYEQILRTPNNLLQFKIPSGFQVSVASKNTENSYSSATLRQLNRLNGSVSYFYSSNDMKNAYKGTGTLPLWSVIDDYRFIRSPKQERVLQRRKKAEKKDLGDRNPYLLYGKMYFPSQFLEGMIVKRLSDSTQMTLRFINTPKFRKLTKNCSILTLYLQRQNDHNATDFIYSSTESLLGLRCLYKLGSDFSLSSSPGYTDSTSLSAGFELWFALLSMSPGLSTAVRYSTHISSSGKPLTMTLALNPLLGTIESTYSIKPGLNSTFCSKYTFNIYSYESDFLLGFSLFRCNGYNPPSPQLQLTNKTIADSPDKVSFQAGETHTENLQPNRSNTIQRDDTKKVGGRSDKYPFNVMDEDQHHQLLTTFMGITPGKLLTENNARHFLDTFNRSQFSSAFKCAASVARKDVKFAWEGRFKDLLLSSGVHIDCNDSIPRVDKCGLEIQYSS; encoded by the coding sequence ATGTCGTATGAACAAATTCTACGAACACCTAATAATCTGCTTCAATTTAAGATTCCTTCTGGATTCCAAGTGTCTGTAGCATCGAAAAATACAGAGAACAGCTACAGCTCGGCTACACTCCGGCAACTCAATCGGTTGAACGGCTCGGTTTCATACTTTTACTCCTCAAATGACATGAAAAATGCATATAAAGGGACAGGAACGCTTCCATTGTGGTCTGTAATCGACGATTATAGATTTATTAGGTCACCTAAACAGGAAAGGGTTCTTCAACGGCGGAAGAAGGcggagaaaaaagatcttGGAGACAGAAATCCATATTTGTTATACGGCAAGATGTATTTCCCATCCCAATTTTTAGAAGGGATGATAGTGAAAAGATTGTCGGATTCAACACAGATGACACTTCGATTTATCAACACTCCAAAGTTCCGCAAACTCACGAAGAATTGTTCAATTCTGACACTTTATCTTCAGCGGCAGAATGACCATAATGCCACCGACTTCATTTATTCGTCCACAGAGTCTCTATTAGGACTTAGATGCCTCTATAAGCTTGGATCAGACTTTTCGCTGTCCTCATCACCCGGATACACGGATTCTACATCGCTTTCGGCGGGATTCGAACTATGGTTTGCTCTTTTATCGATGTCACCTGGTCTTTCTACTGCCGTTCGTTATTCCACACACATTTCCTCATCTGGGAAACCACTCACCATGACTCTTGCATTAAACCCGTTGTTGGGTACTATCGAGTCTACATACTCCATAAAGCCGGGGCTCAATTCAACATTCTGCTCTAAGTACACGTTCAATATTTACTCATACGAATCCGACTTTCTTCTTGGATTTAGTCTTTTCCGTTGCAATGGCTACAATCCACCGTCTCCACAGTTACAATTAACCAATAAGACTATTGCAGATTCCCCTGACAAAGTCTCCTTTCAGGCTGGGGAAACACACACTGAGAATTTGCAACCAAACAGATCAAATACTATTCAAAGAGATGATACTAAAAAGGTTGGAGGGAGATCTGACAAGTATCCATTCAATGTGATGGATGAAGACCAACATCACCAGCTATTGACCACTTTTATGGGTATAACACCTGGCAAATTACTTACGGAGAACAATGCTCGTCACTTTTTGGACACTTTCAACAGGTCTCAATTCAGCTCGGCTTTTAAATGTGCTGCTAGTGTTGCAAGAAAAGACGTAAAATTTGCCTGGGAGGGTCGATTTAAGGATCTCCTTTTGAGCTCGGGTGTGCATATTGACTGCAATGATTCCATACCGAGAGTGGATAAATGCGGTTTGGAAATACAGTATTCGAGCTAA
- the RPB5 gene encoding DNA-directed RNA polymerases II 24 kDa polypeptide (RNA polymerase II subunit 5) (BUSCO:EOG09264904) encodes MEEVDRSTSRLWRAYKTVKEMVKDRGYYIPQEEIDLPLDQFREKFCDSMGVPQRKLMSFQATPTQDALEKYGDLGPLWVEFCDEPSVGIQTMKNFCAHIADKNFSTGIFIYQQNMTPSATKAIAVAEPATIEIFQESEIVVNITHHELVPKHIRLSNEEKIDLLKRYRLKESQLPRIQSQDPVARYLGLKRGQVVKIIRRSETAGRYASYRICL; translated from the coding sequence ATGGAGGAAGTAGATAGATCAACATCAAGATTGTGGAGGGCATATAAGACGGTAAAGGAGATGGTGAAAGATAGAGGATACTATATTCcacaagaagaaatagatTTACCATTAGATCAGTTCAGAGAGAAGTTTTGTGACTCAATGGGTGTTCCACAGAGGAAGCTCATGTCATTCCAGGCAACTCCAACACAAGATGCATTGGAAAAATACGGAGATTTGGGACCTTTATGGGTGGAATTCTGTGATGAGCCTTCTGTTGGTATTCAGACCATGAAGAATTTTTGCGCACATATAGCAGACAAGAACTTCTCAACAGGTATATTCATATATCAGCAGAACATGACACCATCGGCTACAAAGGCCATTGCTGTTGCAGAACCGGCAACTATAGAAATCTTCCAGGAATCGGAAATTGTTGTTAACATCACACATCACGAGTTGGTTCCTAAGCATATCAGGCTCTCAAACGAGGAGAAAATCGActtgttgaaaagataCAGATTGAAGGAGTCTCAGTTGCCTAGAATTCAAAGCCAGGATCCGGTTGCAAGGTACCTAGGACTAAAGAGAGGACAAGTTGTTAAGATTATTCGACGCTCTGAGACTGCCGGTAGATATGCTTCCTACAGGATATGTCTATAG
- a CDS encoding uncharacterized protein (SECRETED:SignalP(1-21)) has product MLFLTSVFTSIAALLVQRAQADCQLVGGNYYCSETTAVAYENIGYSGSYSDVTNMDESSCKCSQESVSFSGSMSPLDEELSVHFRGPIKLSQFAVYYPASGSSSTKKAKRDEGESCETVQHVHHMHKRAAAVTYVETTATVYADGSNAEAASTNAATSSTKAAPSSSSSSSSSSSSSSAAAGDWVRTSYYKPGSATNVTFLNTLGGTAGSGTWSTCFGNSLSYCASDGSSAAGSAEILDDVTLESNTEFMVMSSSECGDSSASGDCGYYRSDIPAFHGFGGADKIFFFEFQMPSDSSASGTNPDMPAIWLLNAKIPRTLQYGDSSCSCWSTGCGELDLFEILSQGSDKLISHLHDGQGNNGNAQGGGGSQDYFARPVDDTMSAVAVFSGSTIMIAQLDNSTTLGSTISESTVSSWLSQSASDATIA; this is encoded by the coding sequence ATGCTTTTCTTGACATCAGTGTTTACTTCAATTGCTGCTTTGCTTGTGCAAAGGGCACAGGCTGATTGCCAGCTTGTTGGTGGCAACTACTACTGTTCGGAGACAACAGCAGTCGCCTACGAGAATATCGGATACTCGGGCTCGTACTCGGACGTCACCAACATGGATGAGTCCTCGTGCAAGTGCTCGCAGGAGTCAGTTTCGTTTTCTGGATCTATGAGTCCCCTTGACGAGGAGTTATCTGTTCATTTCAGAGGCCCAATCAAGCTCTCTCAATTTGCCGTCTACTATCCTGCTTCCGGCTCCTCGTCTACCAAGAAGGCAAAGAGGGATGAAGGCGAGTCTTGCGAGACCGTCCAGCATGTTCATCACATGCATAAGCGGGCAGCAGCCGTCACTTATGTCGAGACAACTGCCACGGTTTATGCCGATGGCTCTAATGCAGAGGCTGCAAGCACTAATGCTGCAACTTCGAGCACCAAGGCTGCcccttcatcttcttcatcttcctcttcatcatcttcctcctcttctgCTGCCGCCGGAGATTGGGTCAGAACCTCGTACTACAAGCCGGGTTCAGCCACGAATGTCACATTCTTGAACACTCTCGGTGGCACAGCCGGCTCCGGAACCTGGTCCACCTGTTTCGGTAACTCCTTGTCCTACTGCGCTTCCGACGGCTCGTCTGCCGCCGGCTCGGCCGAAATCTTGGATGATGTCACTCTCGAGTCAAACACTGAGTTCATGGTGATGTCTTCGTCCGAATGCGGCGACTCCTCGGCCTCCGGCGACTGTGGCTACTACAGATCCGACATCCCTGCATTCCACGGCTTTGGCGGTGCAGACaagatctttttcttcgaGTTTCAGATGCCTTCTGATTCGTCCGCTTCCGGAACAAACCCAGACATGCCTGCAATCTGGCTTTTGAACGCCAAAATCCCAAGAACTCTCCAGTATGGTGACTCTTCTTGCTCATGCTGGTCTACCGGCTGTGGTGAGCTTGATCTCTTTGAGATCTTGTCTCAGGGTTCCGACAAGTTGATTTCCCACTTGCACGATGGCCAGGGCAACAATGGTAACGCTCAAGGCGGTGGTGGTTCCCAGGACTACTTCGCCAGACCTGTTGACGACACAATGAGTGCCGTTGCTGTTTTCTCTGGCAGCACCATTATGATTGCTCAGTTGGACAACTCCACGACTCTCGGTTCGACTATTTCTGAGAGTACCGTGAGCTCATGGTTGTCGCAGAGTGCATCTGATGCTACTATCGCATAG
- a CDS encoding uncharacterized protein (CAZy:GT32) translates to MLKVHSARKALLFAVALLGTLFVSVQLFKGKSTSLDEMLKKVPQLYGNNEKGDLFSELVRDRKNSETGKEQKNEIGAKGLAALGFTYKRQDEETEMIKKLSEMTQKLVDDQEKRINRLEKERQGLERQLERLRRPSDELSLREKLSFLYPFDPNAKFPGYIWQSWKYGLNDERFGDEYSKCQSKWPGKNPGFVHEIFNDDTSSAFIHFLYLNVPDVTEAFDALPNAVLKVEFFRYLILYAKGGVWADIDTYPVRPIPNWIPENVEPSELGMIIGVDYDVEGEASEDWRNTRARKFQFATGVMQAKPGHPILREVIAAITEETLQKKRIHQLQLPESGRDIALMEWTGEGVFTDISLRFFNDYVLSGVFSKVTWKDFHELEVPKLVSDVLVMPKKALMSPFMENFDDNEDESDPMVMVRHRHAKIYKESW, encoded by the coding sequence ATGTTAAAAGTACACTCTGCACGAAAAGCATTGCTTTTTGCAGTGGCTCTTTTGGGAACACTTTTTGTAAGCGTTCAACTCTTCAAGGGCAAAAGCACATCGTTGGATGAAATGCTGAAGAAAGTTCCGCAACTATATGGTAACAACGAAAAAGGAGACCTCTTTTCTGAACTGGTTCGAGACAGAAAGAATTCGGAAACGGGTaaagagcagaaaaacgagaTTGGAGCAAAAGGATTGGCTGCTCTTGGATTTACGTACAAACGGCAAGATGAGGAGACTGAGATGATCAAGAAGTTGAGCGAGATGACGCAGAAGTTGGTGGATGATCAAGAAAAACGTATTAACAGACTTGAAAAAGAGCGTCAAGGGTTGGAAAGACAGCTTGAGAGACTGAGAAGACCAAGTGATGAACTCTCGTTGCGTGAAAAACTCTCATTCTTGTATCCGTTCGACCCGAACGCAAAGTTCCCCGGCTATATATGGCAAAGTTGGAAGTACGGACTGAACGATGAAAGATTTGGAGACGAGTATTCAAAGTGTCAAAGCAAATGGCCTGGCAAGAATCCAGGCTTTGTCCACGAGATTTTCAACGATGATACATCGAGTGCTTTTATCCATTTCTTATATTTGAACGTGCCGGATGTGACCGAGGCATTTGACGCACTTCCAAACGCGGTTCTAAAAGTGGAATTTTTCCGGTACCTCATTCTATATGCCAAAGGTGGTGTGTGGGCTGATATTGACACGTATCCGGTTCGGCCGATCCCAAATTGGATACCGGAGAATGTCGAACCATCAGAATTGGGAATGATTATCGGTGTTGACTACGATGTTGAAGGAGAAGCATCTGAGGACTGGAGAAACACCCGTGCACGCAAATTTCAGTTTGCAACCGGTGTGATGCAGGCCAAACCGGGCCATCCGATTTTGCGGGAGGTCATTGCAGCGATTACAGAGGAGACACTACAGAAAAAACGAATCCACCAGCTTCAACTTCCAGAAAGTGGTCGTGATATTGCTCTGATGGAGTGGACAGGTGAGGGAGTGTTTACGGACATCAGTCTTCGATTTTTCAACGACTATGTTCTGAGTGGAGTCTTCAGCAAGGTCACATGGAAGGATTTCCATGAGTTGGAAGTGCCCAAATTGGTTTCGGATGTGCTTGTCATGCCAAAAAAGGCACTTATGTCTCCGTTCATGGAGAATTTCGACGACAACGAGGACGAGTCGGATCCAATGGTGATGGTTCGCCATAGGCACGCCAAAATATACAAGGAGTCGTGGTAG